The following proteins come from a genomic window of Gimesia chilikensis:
- a CDS encoding Gfo/Idh/MocA family protein, whose amino-acid sequence MSKQIDVAVLTNETGAHLGAYFSALKTTEAVKSVFLADPSGKQVDLARKELGTKLSQVYPQAEALFQNHKPELALVTMEARQAPAAIDLALEQGSHVLSEKPACLNVSQFEPLVQKAESKHLNLSLALANRTNPEIQYARTLIREGTLGKIYGVELQLLADQTRLTRPAYHGSWYAHKDQAGGGFLSWLAIHWLDLSMYLTGASINEVSGFTANAGGQPLDVEDSAAFALRYDAGFLGTLTAGFYLKQGYQSMIKIWGSKGWLEMLPFADRPLDWSVNHNGKLYRFEKTLEPRGYTPAVRKAVLAAAGESEPLLTSRESLRIIQTIYACYEAASTGKRQALPGL is encoded by the coding sequence ATGAGTAAACAGATCGATGTGGCCGTGCTGACCAATGAGACCGGTGCACACCTGGGTGCGTATTTCTCAGCTTTGAAAACGACCGAAGCCGTCAAGTCGGTCTTCCTGGCGGACCCGAGTGGAAAACAGGTTGATCTGGCACGAAAGGAACTGGGGACCAAGTTGAGCCAGGTCTATCCTCAGGCAGAAGCTCTTTTCCAGAATCATAAACCAGAGCTGGCTCTGGTCACGATGGAGGCTCGACAGGCGCCTGCTGCGATTGACCTGGCACTGGAACAGGGATCGCATGTGCTCTCAGAGAAACCCGCGTGTCTGAATGTGTCTCAGTTCGAGCCACTGGTTCAGAAGGCAGAAAGTAAGCATCTGAATTTATCGCTCGCCCTGGCCAATCGGACGAACCCGGAGATCCAGTATGCACGCACACTGATCCGGGAGGGGACGCTGGGAAAGATCTACGGCGTTGAACTGCAACTGCTGGCGGATCAGACCCGCTTAACCAGACCCGCCTATCATGGAAGCTGGTACGCACACAAGGATCAGGCCGGCGGGGGCTTTCTGTCCTGGCTGGCCATTCACTGGTTGGACCTGTCGATGTATCTGACAGGGGCGTCGATCAACGAGGTGAGCGGGTTTACGGCGAATGCCGGTGGTCAACCGCTTGATGTTGAAGACTCAGCAGCATTCGCCTTGCGTTATGATGCGGGATTTCTAGGGACTTTGACCGCGGGCTTCTATCTGAAGCAGGGATATCAGTCCATGATTAAAATCTGGGGAAGCAAAGGCTGGCTGGAGATGCTCCCCTTTGCCGATCGTCCGCTGGATTGGAGTGTTAATCACAACGGGAAGCTTTATCGTTTTGAAAAAACACTGGAGCCGCGCGGGTATACTCCCGCAGTGCGTAAGGCTGTCCTGGCGGCGGCAGGTGAATCAGAACCACTGCTCACCAGCCGCGAGAGTTTGAGAATTATTCAGACGATCTACGCCTGTTACGAGGCAGCCAGTACCGGTAAGAGGCAAGCCCTGCCCGGTTTGTAA
- a CDS encoding acetolactate synthase, translating into MDYENQSSYPSGEPGKEWPCLRQFCVFMENRVGYLHQLLKLLEKFDLRIIALSTVDSVDVAMSRIVFDNYERAREIFELSGYTFFEKDLIGVELPDDTQPYMRICLSLLQAEVNIDYTYPLLYRRHGRGAIALCVDDIDLGIRTLTEQGHRIITEKDLKDDDEYLL; encoded by the coding sequence ATGGATTATGAAAATCAATCCTCTTACCCTTCGGGGGAACCAGGCAAAGAGTGGCCCTGCCTGCGTCAATTCTGTGTGTTTATGGAAAACCGAGTCGGTTATCTCCATCAGTTGCTAAAGCTTCTGGAAAAGTTTGACCTGAGGATCATTGCTTTGAGCACTGTCGATTCAGTAGACGTCGCGATGAGCCGTATCGTCTTCGATAACTACGAGCGCGCCCGAGAGATCTTCGAGCTCTCAGGTTATACCTTCTTTGAAAAAGATCTCATCGGTGTCGAATTGCCAGATGACACGCAGCCTTACATGCGAATCTGTCTCTCATTGCTCCAGGCAGAGGTCAACATCGACTACACTTATCCGTTGCTCTATCGCAGACATGGCAGAGGGGCGATTGCACTGTGTGTCGATGATATCGATCTGGGAATCAGAACACTGACAGAACAGGGGCATCGCATCATCACTGAAAAAGACCTCAAAGATGATGACGAGTACCTGCTCTGA
- a CDS encoding HAD family hydrolase: MIRTFLFDMGNVLAFFSHDRMCEQMGALCGRTREEIQTLLIDSGKQWEFERGQLSAEEFHQWFEEAAGQSISYPELVRAGSDIFELNASIVPVLDTLKDRGHRLVLLSNTCISHFEFIWNEYEVLQRFDDFATSYKAGAIKPERPIFDLALSKIQCAPEEAFYTDDIADYVNAARGLGIQAEVFTDTPTLIQHLSARDIQV; this comes from the coding sequence GTGATTCGTACCTTTCTGTTTGATATGGGAAATGTTCTCGCCTTCTTTTCACATGATCGAATGTGTGAACAGATGGGGGCGCTTTGTGGGCGTACCCGCGAGGAAATTCAGACTCTGCTGATCGATTCGGGAAAACAGTGGGAGTTTGAACGGGGACAGTTGTCTGCCGAGGAATTTCATCAGTGGTTTGAGGAAGCAGCCGGCCAATCCATCTCCTATCCGGAACTGGTCCGGGCTGGATCCGATATTTTTGAGCTGAATGCGTCCATCGTTCCGGTCCTGGATACTCTGAAAGACCGCGGACATCGTCTGGTACTGTTGTCGAATACGTGTATTTCTCATTTTGAATTCATCTGGAATGAATACGAGGTCCTGCAACGCTTTGATGATTTCGCGACATCTTACAAGGCGGGCGCCATCAAGCCGGAACGGCCGATTTTTGATTTAGCACTCTCAAAGATCCAGTGTGCTCCGGAAGAAGCCTTTTACACTGATGACATCGCAGATTATGTCAATGCCGCTCGGGGGTTGGGGATACAGGCGGAAGTATTTACAGACACACCGACTCTGATTCAGCATCTCTCGGCCCGGGATATCCAAGTCTAA